Proteins co-encoded in one Actinomadura luteofluorescens genomic window:
- a CDS encoding amino acid adenylation domain-containing protein, producing the protein MSARGPAVDRLLPLAGLPALDVPAAQAERARELAARLGMLRERDVDLAGPVIARVERIAAERDRPAVADEHRTLSYAGLAAEARRIAALLEDEGVRPGTVVGVGGARCAGVIAAFLAIELVGALYVPADETWPAARVRDVLDQAGASLLITMDAQGVAPALLEGAAEAGCRVVGASRADGLAPWAGEPRLSALDQPRYVLFTSGSTGRPKGAVVEHQGMLNHLWAKVVDLELTGDDVVAFTAPLGFDISIWQMLCPLLVGGRVDVVGDEVGHDPVAFARAVNAQGVTVVELVPTMVRHLLDDLAAGASPPGGAGARPLAGLRWMIATGEELPAELSRRWLEAVPHARLLNAYGPTECSDDVTHHTVTAGDLGLLRLPIGTPIVNARLYVLRQEDDGTWSACDVGETGELFVGGVVVGRGYLGDDERTREAFYRDPFGTSPTGRLYRTGDAVRLLPPGAGGEDRPTLQYLGRVDRQVKIAGVRMELGEIEAVLQRHPAVRAAAVVVHEYPGR; encoded by the coding sequence GCTCGCGGACCCGCCGTGGACCGGCTGCTCCCCCTGGCCGGGCTGCCCGCCCTGGACGTGCCCGCGGCGCAGGCGGAGCGGGCCCGCGAGCTGGCCGCGCGGCTCGGGATGCTCCGCGAGCGTGACGTCGACCTCGCCGGCCCGGTCATCGCGCGGGTGGAGCGGATCGCCGCCGAGCGCGACCGCCCCGCCGTCGCCGACGAGCACCGGACGCTCTCCTACGCAGGGCTGGCCGCCGAGGCGCGCCGGATCGCCGCGCTGCTGGAGGACGAGGGGGTCCGTCCCGGCACGGTCGTCGGCGTGGGCGGCGCCCGGTGCGCGGGCGTCATCGCCGCGTTCCTCGCGATCGAGCTGGTCGGCGCCCTGTACGTCCCGGCCGACGAGACCTGGCCCGCCGCCCGCGTCCGCGACGTCCTCGACCAGGCGGGCGCGTCGTTGCTGATCACGATGGACGCCCAGGGGGTCGCGCCCGCGCTGCTGGAGGGGGCGGCGGAGGCGGGATGCCGGGTCGTCGGCGCGTCCCGGGCGGACGGCCTGGCCCCGTGGGCGGGGGAGCCGCGCCTGAGCGCGCTCGACCAGCCCCGGTACGTGCTGTTCACCTCGGGGTCGACGGGCCGTCCCAAGGGCGCGGTCGTCGAGCACCAGGGCATGCTCAACCACCTCTGGGCGAAGGTCGTCGACCTGGAGCTGACCGGCGACGACGTGGTCGCGTTCACCGCCCCGCTGGGCTTCGACATCTCGATCTGGCAGATGCTCTGCCCGCTGCTCGTCGGCGGCCGGGTGGACGTGGTCGGCGACGAGGTCGGCCACGACCCGGTCGCGTTCGCCCGGGCGGTGAACGCGCAGGGCGTCACGGTCGTCGAGCTCGTCCCGACGATGGTCAGGCACCTGCTGGACGACCTGGCCGCCGGCGCCTCCCCGCCCGGCGGCGCCGGGGCCCGCCCGCTGGCGGGCCTGCGCTGGATGATCGCCACGGGCGAGGAGCTGCCGGCCGAGCTGTCCCGCCGCTGGCTGGAGGCGGTGCCGCACGCCCGGCTGCTGAACGCCTACGGCCCGACCGAGTGCTCCGACGACGTCACCCACCACACCGTGACGGCCGGTGACCTGGGGCTTCTCCGCCTGCCGATCGGCACGCCGATCGTCAACGCGCGCCTGTACGTGCTGCGCCAGGAGGACGACGGCACCTGGTCGGCGTGCGACGTCGGCGAGACCGGGGAGCTGTTCGTCGGCGGCGTGGTGGTCGGCCGCGGCTACCTCGGCGACGACGAGCGCACCCGCGAGGCGTTCTACCGGGACCCCTTCGGGACGTCCCCGACCGGGCGCCTCTACCGGACGGGCGACGCGGTGCGGCTGCTGCCGCCCGGCGCGGGCGGCGAGGACCGTCCCACGCTGCAGTACCTGGGGCGCGTCGACCGCCAAGTCAAGATCGCCGGGGTGCGGATGGAGCTGGGCGAGATCGAGGCGGTGCTGCAGCGCCATCCGGCGGTGCGGGCCGCCGCGGTGGTGGTGCACGAGTACCCGGGCAGGTAG